In a genomic window of Paraburkholderia phenazinium:
- a CDS encoding LysR substrate-binding domain-containing protein: MKVLDLDAVRAFVLVADLHSFTRAADALDTTQSAVSLKLKRLEAHLGKQLVERTPRVVRLSADGTAFLGAARDLLNAHERALGALSVERRRLALGLSEHVASTDLTDLLAKLNAYDPGLVIELHLGTSTALLAQFDERRLDAVIVRSTPDEAPRDDASVLFSEPLVWLAAPAWLPRVGEPLPLALLTAPCNVRAVAIHALDEAGVAWREAFIGGGVATVGAAAAAGLAVAPLARRVAPRGLIDVGARLGLPTLPESRVALHSRLRDPRSLETLRLLTEGLGSGG, from the coding sequence ATGAAAGTACTCGATCTCGATGCGGTACGCGCCTTCGTTCTGGTCGCCGATCTGCACAGTTTTACGCGTGCGGCCGACGCGCTCGACACCACGCAATCCGCCGTCTCCCTGAAGCTCAAACGGCTGGAGGCGCATCTCGGCAAGCAACTGGTGGAACGGACACCGCGGGTGGTGCGGCTCTCCGCAGACGGCACCGCGTTTCTCGGCGCCGCGCGCGACCTGCTGAACGCGCATGAACGGGCGCTCGGCGCGCTGTCGGTGGAGCGGCGCAGGCTCGCGCTGGGTCTGAGCGAGCACGTCGCGAGCACCGACCTGACGGATCTGCTGGCGAAGCTGAACGCTTACGATCCAGGATTGGTGATCGAATTGCATCTCGGCACGTCGACAGCGCTGCTCGCGCAGTTCGACGAACGACGGCTCGACGCGGTGATCGTCCGCTCCACACCGGACGAGGCGCCGCGTGACGATGCGAGCGTGCTTTTCAGCGAACCGCTCGTCTGGCTGGCCGCGCCGGCATGGCTACCGCGCGTCGGCGAACCACTGCCGCTCGCGCTGCTGACGGCGCCGTGCAATGTGCGGGCGGTTGCGATCCATGCGTTGGATGAAGCGGGTGTGGCATGGCGCGAGGCGTTTATCGGCGGCGGGGTGGCGACTGTCGGCGCAGCGGCTGCGGCTGGGCTCGCCGTGGCGCCGTTGGCGCGACGGGTAGCGCCGCGCGGGTTGATCGACGTCGGCGCGCGGCTCGGCTTGCCGACATTGCCTGAATCGCGCGTGGCGCTGCATTCGCGGTTGCGCGATCCGCGCTCTTTGGAGACGTTGCGGTTGTTGACGGAGGGGTTGGGGAGCGGGGGCTGA
- a CDS encoding tautomerase family protein, whose product MPFTRIAVRAGKPAAYRKALTQGIQRSLVEIFNVPEDDIFMVVTEHDQDNFFYGKHYLDIDRSDDLVLIQITANNTRTVELKKALYKRIAEHLAESPGVRPEDVFVNLVDVPKENWSFGNGIAQYAPPA is encoded by the coding sequence ATGCCGTTCACCCGAATTGCAGTCCGCGCCGGCAAGCCGGCGGCTTACCGGAAAGCGCTCACGCAGGGCATCCAGCGTTCGCTGGTCGAGATTTTCAACGTGCCGGAGGACGATATCTTCATGGTCGTCACCGAACACGATCAGGACAACTTCTTTTATGGCAAGCACTACCTGGACATTGATCGCAGCGACGATCTCGTGCTGATCCAGATCACCGCGAACAATACGCGCACCGTCGAACTCAAGAAGGCGCTGTACAAGCGGATCGCGGAGCATCTGGCGGAAAGCCCAGGCGTGCGGCCGGAAGACGTGTTCGTCAACCTCGTGGATGTGCCGAAGGAGAACTGGTCGTTTGGGAATGGCATCGCGCAATACGCGCCTCCTGCCTGA
- a CDS encoding transcriptional regulator GcvA, with protein MRRLPPLGALRAFEAAARNLSFTVAANELCVTQAAISHQIRQLESWLGFSLFERRGHVLTLTTKGRSYLPELSEAFNRMSAATLRLRERSDGPLRITALPSFASRWLVPRLGRFRALHPQVDVKLASSADLWDFSTDRFDLAIRSGLGRWPGLKADLIAQESLSPVCSPAVAAGPPPLHTPSDLRHVELLHDEPGSAWRHWCEHAGVAGIDLQAGGASFDDASLALQAAVDGQGVVLGRLMLAADDLAAGHLVQPFDITLPNDYSYWLVYPRAAAERPDVAAFRGWLLSEARSARSA; from the coding sequence ATGCGCCGCCTCCCCCCGCTCGGCGCGCTCCGCGCCTTCGAGGCCGCTGCGCGCAATCTGAGTTTTACCGTCGCCGCCAACGAGCTATGCGTGACGCAGGCCGCCATCAGCCATCAGATTCGCCAGTTGGAAAGCTGGCTCGGATTCAGCCTGTTCGAGCGTCGCGGCCATGTCCTGACGCTGACCACCAAGGGCCGCAGTTATCTTCCGGAGCTAAGCGAGGCCTTCAATCGCATGTCGGCGGCGACGTTGCGCCTGCGCGAACGCAGCGACGGCCCGCTGCGCATTACCGCGTTGCCGTCGTTTGCATCGCGCTGGCTGGTGCCGCGCCTCGGCAGATTCCGCGCGCTGCACCCGCAGGTGGATGTCAAGCTCGCCAGCTCCGCCGATCTGTGGGATTTTTCGACGGACCGTTTCGATCTCGCCATTCGCTCAGGCCTCGGCCGCTGGCCCGGCCTGAAGGCAGATCTGATCGCCCAGGAAAGCCTGAGCCCGGTCTGCAGTCCCGCCGTCGCAGCAGGACCACCACCGCTTCACACGCCGTCCGATCTGCGTCATGTCGAGTTGCTGCACGACGAACCTGGGAGTGCCTGGCGTCACTGGTGCGAGCACGCCGGCGTCGCGGGGATCGATCTGCAAGCGGGCGGCGCGTCGTTCGACGACGCCAGTCTCGCGCTGCAGGCCGCGGTGGACGGTCAGGGCGTGGTGCTCGGCAGACTCATGCTGGCGGCCGACGATCTCGCCGCGGGCCACCTCGTCCAGCCATTCGACATCACGCTGCCCAACGACTACAGCTACTGGCTCGTCTATCCGCGCGCCGCCGCCGAACGGCCGGATGTGGCGGCGTTCCGGGGCTGGTTGCTGTCGGAAGCAAGATCGGCCCGGTCAGCGTAG
- a CDS encoding LysE family translocator has protein sequence MWILFFGYAIPMVISPGPGNTILAASGGRFGIRGSLRFWAGFEVSNLALCLLYGLGLGRALHRYPEVHEALKWTGTAYLLYLAWGFFRSSTTATAASDRTMTRLTFTDGLVSVALNPKIHSMILVMFSQFLDPSKSPSVQVVQFTVAFLLVCVGCHFPWIYGGKVILGRFSSERAVRIQGRVFGVCMLLVAAYIAFA, from the coding sequence ATGTGGATTCTGTTTTTTGGCTATGCCATTCCGATGGTGATTAGCCCGGGACCGGGCAATACGATTCTGGCCGCTTCCGGCGGCCGCTTCGGCATTCGCGGTTCGTTGCGGTTCTGGGCTGGGTTTGAAGTCTCGAATCTCGCGCTTTGCCTGCTTTATGGGTTGGGCCTCGGCCGCGCCTTGCATCGTTACCCGGAGGTGCACGAGGCGCTCAAGTGGACCGGCACGGCTTATCTGCTTTACCTCGCATGGGGCTTCTTCCGTTCGTCCACCACGGCCACGGCCGCGAGCGACAGGACGATGACGCGCTTGACGTTTACCGATGGCCTGGTTTCGGTGGCACTCAACCCGAAGATCCATTCGATGATTCTGGTGATGTTTTCGCAGTTTCTCGATCCGTCGAAATCGCCTTCCGTGCAGGTGGTTCAATTTACGGTCGCTTTTCTGCTGGTGTGCGTGGGTTGCCACTTCCCGTGGATTTACGGCGGCAAGGTGATCCTGGGCCGCTTCTCTTCGGAGCGCGCGGTGCGCATCCAGGGTCGTGTTTTTGGCGTGTGCATGCTGCTGGTGGCCGCGTACATCGCATTTGCCTGA